The Triticum aestivum cultivar Chinese Spring chromosome 7B, IWGSC CS RefSeq v2.1, whole genome shotgun sequence genome window below encodes:
- the LOC123157113 gene encoding bZIP transcription factor 46, giving the protein MEMPGGSGGAGALARQGSIYSLTFDEFQSALGGAGKDFGSMNMDELLRNIWTAEESNAIAATLTPATTAVPTSNVDAQPPPPPPLQPQQQAILRQGSMTLPRTLSQMTVDEVWRDIMGFCDEEPPAPPAPAPAQAQAEAQAQRQQTLGRMTLEEFLVRAGVVREDMGGQTVVVPARAQALFPQGNVVAPTMQVANGVVHGVVGQGPGVAMTVAAPTTPGVLNGFGKMEGGDLSSLSPVPYPFDTVTRARKGPTVEKVVERRQRRMIKNRESAARSRQRKQAYIMELEAEVAKLKENNEALQKKQVEMLQKQKDEVIERIEKQLGPKAKRFCLRRTLTGPW; this is encoded by the exons ATGGAGATGCCGGGAGGGAGCGGCGGGGCCGGCGCGCTGGCCAGGCAGGGGTCGATCTACTCGCTCACCTTCGACGAATTCCAGAGCGCGCTCGGCGGCGCCGGCAAGGACTTCGGGTCCATGAACATGGACGAGCTGCTCCGCAACATCTGGACGGCGGAGGAGTCCAACGCCATCGCGGCCACCCTGACGCCGGCCACCACGGCCGTCCCGACATCCAATGTCGACGcccagcccccgccgccgccgccgctgcagccgcaGCAGCAGGCCATCCTGCGCCAGGGCTCCATGACGCTGCCCCGCACGCTCAGCCAGATGACGGTCGACGAGGTCTGGCGCGACATCATGGGCTTCTGCGACGAGGAGCCGCCGGCGCcccccgcgccggcgccggcgcaggcgCAGGCGGAGGCCCAGGCGCAGCGGCAGCAGACCCTGGGGCGGATGACGCTGGAGGAGTTCCTGGTGCGGGCCGGCGTGGTGCGGGAGGACATGGGGGGCCAGACCGTCGTCGTGCCGGCGCGGGCGCAGGCTCTGTTCCCTCAGGGCAATGTGGTCGCGCCGACCATGCAGGTGGCGAACGGGGTGGTGCACGGAGTCGTCGGGCAGGGGCCTGGCGTAGCGATGACGGTGGCGGCGCCGACCACGCCCGGCGTGCTGAACGGGTTCGGGAAGATGGAGGGCGGGGATCTCTCGTCGCTGTCGCCGGTGCCGTATCCCTTCGACACCGTGACGAGGGCGAGGAAGGGGCCTACCGTCGAGAAGGTGGTGGAGAGGAGGCAGAGGCGCATGATCAAGAACCGGGAGTCCGCTGCCAGGTCCCGCCAGAGGAAGCAG GCTTATATCATGGAGTTGGAAGCCGAGGTAGCAAAACTGAAGGAGAACAATGAGGCATTGCAGAAAAAACAG GTGGAAATGCTACAGAAGCAAAAGGATGAG GTTATAGAGAGAATCGAAAAGCAGCTTGGACCAAAGGCAAAGAGATTTTGCTTGCGACGAACTCTGACGGGTCCGTGGTAG